In the genome of Bradyrhizobium arachidis, one region contains:
- the mobB gene encoding molybdopterin-guanine dinucleotide biosynthesis protein B: MKVIGLAGWSGAGKTTLLTRLIPHFNAQGLRVSVIKHAHHQFDVDVPGKDSWRHREAGAAEVLVASSNRWALMHELRGAAEPRLPELLSKLSAVDLVVVEGFKREPHRKIEVHRAANGKPLLFPDDPGIAGIATDVAIDTRLPTVHLDDIEAAAALMLRAAMPVEEAVAKSAAMR, encoded by the coding sequence ATGAAAGTCATCGGCCTTGCAGGCTGGAGCGGTGCGGGCAAGACCACGCTGTTGACGCGGCTGATCCCGCATTTCAACGCGCAGGGCCTGCGTGTCTCGGTCATCAAGCACGCGCACCACCAGTTCGACGTCGACGTGCCCGGCAAGGATTCCTGGCGCCATCGCGAGGCAGGCGCGGCCGAGGTGCTGGTGGCCTCGTCAAACCGTTGGGCCCTGATGCATGAATTGCGCGGAGCGGCGGAGCCGCGGCTGCCGGAACTATTGAGCAAGCTGTCCGCCGTCGATCTCGTCGTGGTCGAGGGCTTCAAGCGCGAGCCGCATCGCAAGATCGAGGTGCACCGCGCCGCCAACGGCAAGCCGCTGCTGTTTCCCGACGATCCCGGCATCGCCGGGATCGCGACCGACGTTGCGATTGACACGCGGCTGCCGACTGTCCATCTCGATGATATCGAGGCTGCCGCGGCGCTGATGCTGCGGGCGGCGATGCCGGTCGAGGAAGCGGTGGCCAAAAGCGCCGCGATGCGCTGA
- a CDS encoding molybdopterin molybdotransferase MoeA, with translation MAQLSDDCFAFGGPMMSVDEAVGLITTRVNAITDLETVALVDADGRVLAHDIAAPLPLPPFTNSAVDGYAVRNADLPQSAEQALPLDGRIQAGGLAHAPIKPGHTARIFTGAPMPPDAETVFMQEDVRIDATGKIVLPAGLKPGANVRPAGEDIPQGHIALRAGQRLRPQHVALAAAFGLTKLDVVRRIRVAVFSTGDELASPGEPRAASQLFDSNRFMLMAMLRRLGCEVSDLGILRDDRTSLANGLKQVAGDHDLILTTGGVSTGEEDHVKAAVESIGSLVLWRMAIKPGRPVAMGIIGGTPLIGLPGNPVASFVTFVHVVRPTVLALAGSLPEPLFPIPVRAAFTYKKKIGRREYVRASLRRGEDGALEAVKFPREGAGLLSSLVETDGLIELGEDIIRVEPGQSVGFLSYADLL, from the coding sequence ATGGCGCAACTGTCTGACGATTGCTTTGCCTTCGGCGGACCGATGATGTCGGTCGACGAGGCCGTTGGCCTGATCACGACCCGTGTCAACGCGATCACTGATCTCGAAACGGTCGCGCTTGTCGATGCGGATGGCCGCGTGCTGGCGCACGATATCGCGGCGCCCCTGCCGCTTCCGCCGTTCACCAACTCGGCGGTTGATGGCTACGCCGTGCGCAATGCCGATCTTCCGCAAAGTGCGGAGCAAGCGTTGCCGCTCGATGGCCGCATCCAGGCCGGTGGCCTCGCGCATGCGCCGATCAAACCGGGCCACACCGCGCGCATCTTCACGGGCGCGCCGATGCCGCCGGATGCAGAGACCGTCTTCATGCAGGAAGATGTCCGCATCGATGCAACAGGCAAGATCGTGCTGCCGGCGGGGCTGAAGCCCGGCGCCAATGTACGTCCTGCGGGCGAGGACATCCCTCAAGGGCACATCGCGCTGCGCGCCGGCCAGCGCCTGCGGCCGCAGCATGTTGCGCTTGCTGCGGCCTTTGGCCTGACCAAGCTCGACGTCGTCAGGCGCATCCGCGTCGCAGTGTTCTCGACCGGCGACGAGCTGGCCTCGCCCGGCGAGCCGCGCGCCGCCTCGCAGCTGTTCGATTCCAACCGCTTCATGCTGATGGCGATGCTGCGCCGGCTCGGCTGCGAGGTCAGCGACCTCGGCATTTTGCGCGACGATCGCACTTCCCTCGCGAACGGCTTGAAGCAGGTCGCGGGTGACCATGACCTGATCCTCACCACCGGCGGCGTCTCGACCGGCGAGGAGGACCACGTCAAGGCAGCGGTCGAAAGCATCGGCTCCCTCGTGCTGTGGCGGATGGCGATCAAGCCCGGACGGCCCGTGGCGATGGGCATCATCGGCGGAACGCCGCTGATCGGTCTGCCCGGCAATCCCGTCGCGAGCTTCGTCACCTTCGTCCATGTGGTGCGGCCGACGGTGCTGGCGCTCGCCGGCAGCCTGCCCGAGCCGCTGTTCCCGATCCCGGTGCGCGCCGCGTTCACCTACAAGAAGAAGATCGGCCGCCGCGAATATGTTCGCGCGTCATTGCGGCGCGGAGAGGATGGTGCGCTGGAGGCGGTCAAGTTCCCGCGTGAAGGTGCCGGCCTGTTGTCCTCGCTGGTCGAGACCGACGGCCTCATCGAGCTCGGCGAGGACATCATTCGGGTCGAGCCCGGCCAGAGTGTAGGTTTTCTGTCCTATGCGGATTTGCTCTGA
- a CDS encoding OFA family MFS transporter codes for MATIESAGTISGAGAGFLDRERTIATAGFNRWLVPPAALCIHLCIGMAYGFSVFWLPLSRAIGLTAPKACPDISLWQELFTTTCDWKVASLGWMYTLFFVVLGVSAALWGGWLERAGPRKAGFVAALCWCGGLVLGAIGIYLHQLWIMWLGSGVIGGVGLGLGYISPVSTLVKWFPDRRGMATGMAIMGFGGGAMIGAPLANWLMDVFKSPTSVGVWETFLTMGAIYFVFMMIGAFRYRLPPTGWKPEGWTPPSEKKTMISEHHVHLDNAHKTPQFWLIWWVLCLNVSAGIGVIGMASPMLQEIFAGKLIGLPDVGFNALNAAQKAQIAGIAAGFAGLLSLFNIGGRFVWASLSDYIGRKNTYYTFFILGIVLYALAPTFAAMGSKLLFVLGFGIILSMYGGGFATVPAYLADMFGTQFVGAIHGRLLTAWSTAGIIGPVVVNYIREFQLAAGVPRDQLYNTTMYILCAMLIAGLICNYLVKPVDPKWYMSEAEVAKLQASSAGANAAQQTGSFGIGTGGLDAKAALFWAFVAIPLAYGVYKTLESAVKIF; via the coding sequence ATGGCTACTATTGAGAGCGCTGGAACGATATCGGGCGCCGGCGCAGGTTTTCTTGATCGCGAGCGGACCATCGCGACCGCCGGCTTCAATCGCTGGCTGGTGCCGCCGGCGGCGCTGTGCATCCATCTCTGCATCGGCATGGCCTATGGCTTCTCGGTGTTCTGGCTGCCGCTGTCGCGCGCGATCGGATTGACCGCGCCGAAGGCCTGCCCGGACATCTCGCTGTGGCAGGAGCTGTTCACCACGACCTGCGACTGGAAGGTCGCAAGCCTCGGGTGGATGTACACGCTGTTCTTCGTTGTGCTCGGAGTCTCCGCCGCGCTGTGGGGCGGCTGGCTCGAGCGTGCCGGACCGCGCAAGGCTGGCTTCGTCGCGGCGCTGTGCTGGTGCGGCGGCCTCGTGCTCGGCGCCATCGGCATCTACCTCCATCAGCTCTGGATCATGTGGCTCGGCTCCGGCGTGATCGGCGGTGTCGGCCTCGGTCTCGGCTACATCTCGCCGGTGTCGACGCTGGTGAAATGGTTCCCCGACCGGCGCGGCATGGCGACCGGCATGGCGATCATGGGTTTTGGCGGCGGCGCGATGATTGGCGCGCCGCTGGCGAACTGGCTGATGGACGTGTTCAAGAGCCCGACCTCGGTCGGTGTCTGGGAAACCTTCCTCACCATGGGCGCGATCTATTTCGTCTTCATGATGATCGGCGCCTTCCGCTATCGCCTGCCGCCGACGGGGTGGAAGCCTGAGGGCTGGACGCCGCCGAGCGAGAAGAAGACGATGATCTCCGAGCATCACGTCCATCTCGACAACGCACACAAGACGCCGCAGTTCTGGCTGATCTGGTGGGTGCTGTGCTTGAACGTGTCCGCCGGCATCGGCGTGATCGGCATGGCCTCGCCGATGCTGCAGGAAATCTTCGCGGGCAAGCTGATCGGCCTGCCTGATGTGGGCTTCAACGCGCTGAACGCCGCGCAGAAGGCGCAGATCGCCGGCATCGCGGCGGGCTTTGCCGGCCTGCTGTCGCTGTTCAACATCGGCGGCCGCTTCGTCTGGGCTTCGCTGTCGGACTATATCGGCCGCAAGAACACCTACTATACGTTCTTCATCCTCGGCATCGTGCTCTACGCGCTGGCGCCGACCTTTGCGGCAATGGGCTCGAAGCTGCTCTTCGTGCTCGGCTTCGGCATCATCCTGTCGATGTATGGCGGCGGCTTCGCCACCGTGCCGGCCTATCTCGCCGACATGTTCGGGACCCAGTTCGTCGGCGCTATCCATGGAAGGCTGCTGACCGCCTGGTCCACTGCGGGCATCATCGGCCCCGTCGTGGTCAACTACATCCGCGAGTTCCAGCTCGCGGCGGGCGTGCCGCGTGACCAGCTCTACAACACCACCATGTACATCCTCTGCGCCATGCTGATCGCGGGCCTGATCTGCAACTATCTGGTCAAGCCGGTCGATCCGAAGTGGTACATGAGCGAAGCCGAGGTGGCGAAGCTGCAAGCCTCGAGCGCAGGCGCGAACGCTGCGCAGCAGACCGGCTCGTTCGGGATCGGCACGGGCGGTCTCGACGCCAAGGCCGCGCTGTTCTGGGCCTTCGTCGCCATCCCGCTGGCCTATGGCGTGTACAAGACGCTGGAAAGCGCGGTGAAGATCTTCTGA
- a CDS encoding sulfurtransferase TusA family protein: MTKTTLDLTGLKCPLPALKTRKALKPLLPGDQLEVHCTDPLSVIDIPNLIRETGDTVEITERNDARIVFLIEKTNGPIESINAALRP; this comes from the coding sequence ATGACCAAAACGACGCTCGATCTCACCGGCTTGAAATGCCCGCTGCCTGCCTTGAAAACGCGCAAGGCGCTGAAGCCGTTACTGCCGGGCGATCAGCTCGAAGTGCACTGCACCGATCCGCTGTCGGTGATTGACATCCCGAACCTGATCCGCGAGACGGGCGACACGGTGGAGATCACCGAGCGCAACGACGCGCGCATCGTGTTCTTGATAGAAAAGACAAATGGTCCAATAGAAAGCATCAATGCTGCGCTGCGTCCTTGA
- the tcuA gene encoding FAD-dependent tricarballylate dehydrogenase TcuA has product MGSKYDVLVIGGGNAALCAAISARRGGASVLVLEGAPKFYRGGNTRHTRNMRCAHDAATEILTGPYTEDEFWEDLLRVTGGQTDEVLARHMIRESKDILNWIVEQGVRWQPSLGGTLSLGRTNSFFLGGGRAMLNALYLTAEQLGVEVEYDAEVTDLVIEHGMFLAAHLKRPIKGETEIRATSLVAAAGGFEANIEWLKQYWGEAADNFLIRGTPYNRGSILKMLLDKGVQEVGDPTQCHAVAIDARAPKFDGGIITRHDSVVFGIVVNKHAQRFYDEGEDIWPKRYAIWGRLVAAQPDQIAYIIFDSTVVTSFMPTLFPPIAGQTIAELAGKLELDPAALEKTITEFNAAVLSGTFDHTILDDCRTEGITPQKTHWARKIETPPYLAYPVRPGITFTYLGTRVNKEARMLMADGKPSANMFAAGEIMAGNVLGKGYAAGMGMTIGSVFGRIAGREAARHAKN; this is encoded by the coding sequence ATGGGCAGCAAATACGACGTGCTGGTGATCGGCGGCGGCAACGCGGCGCTGTGCGCGGCGATCTCGGCGCGCCGCGGCGGCGCCTCGGTGCTGGTGCTCGAAGGCGCGCCAAAATTCTATCGCGGCGGCAATACCCGCCACACCCGCAATATGCGTTGCGCCCATGACGCGGCCACCGAGATCCTGACCGGCCCCTACACCGAAGACGAGTTCTGGGAGGATCTGCTGCGCGTCACCGGCGGGCAGACCGACGAGGTTCTCGCCCGCCACATGATCCGGGAGTCCAAGGACATCCTGAACTGGATCGTGGAGCAGGGCGTGCGCTGGCAGCCCTCGCTCGGCGGCACGCTGAGTCTCGGCCGCACCAATTCCTTCTTCCTCGGCGGCGGCCGCGCGATGCTGAACGCGCTCTATCTCACCGCCGAGCAGCTCGGCGTCGAGGTCGAATACGATGCCGAGGTCACCGACCTCGTGATCGAGCACGGTATGTTCCTCGCCGCGCACCTGAAGCGGCCGATCAAGGGCGAGACCGAGATCCGCGCGACCTCGCTGGTGGCCGCGGCCGGCGGCTTCGAGGCCAACATCGAATGGCTGAAGCAATATTGGGGCGAGGCCGCCGACAATTTCCTGATCCGCGGCACACCCTATAACCGCGGCTCGATCCTGAAGATGCTGCTCGACAAGGGCGTGCAGGAGGTCGGCGATCCCACCCAGTGCCATGCGGTCGCGATCGACGCCCGTGCGCCGAAATTCGACGGCGGCATCATCACAAGGCACGACTCGGTCGTGTTCGGCATCGTCGTCAACAAGCACGCCCAGCGCTTCTATGACGAGGGCGAGGACATCTGGCCCAAGCGCTACGCGATCTGGGGCCGCCTCGTCGCGGCGCAGCCCGACCAGATCGCCTACATCATTTTCGATTCGACTGTTGTTACCAGCTTCATGCCGACGCTGTTCCCGCCGATCGCGGGGCAGACCATTGCCGAGCTCGCGGGCAAGCTCGAGCTCGATCCGGCTGCGCTGGAAAAGACCATCACCGAGTTCAACGCCGCGGTGCTATCAGGCACGTTCGACCACACCATTCTCGACGACTGCCGCACCGAAGGCATCACGCCGCAAAAGACGCACTGGGCGCGCAAGATCGAGACGCCGCCCTATCTCGCCTATCCGGTGCGGCCCGGGATCACCTTCACCTATCTCGGCACGCGCGTGAACAAGGAGGCGCGGATGCTGATGGCTGACGGCAAGCCGTCGGCCAACATGTTCGCGGCGGGCGAGATCATGGCCGGGAACGTGCTCGGCAAGGGCTATGCTGCCGGCATGGGCATGACCATCGGCAGCGTGTTCGGACGCATCGCAGGACGGGAAGCGGCGCGCCACGCCAAGAACTAG
- the ybaK gene encoding Cys-tRNA(Pro) deacylase: MSKATPATRALEVARVAFTVHSYDYDPDAESIGLQAAAALGEDPARVLKTLMALVDGKPVCVIVPSDQEVSMKKLAAAVGGKSAQMMKPPEAERVTGYKVGGISPFGQRKPVRTVIEQSALAHDLVYLNGGQRGLQVRLKPTDVRDVAKAVVADVLA; encoded by the coding sequence ATGTCCAAAGCCACCCCCGCCACCCGCGCGCTTGAAGTCGCCCGCGTCGCCTTCACCGTCCACAGCTACGACTACGATCCCGACGCCGAGAGCATTGGCCTTCAGGCCGCGGCCGCACTCGGCGAGGATCCGGCGCGCGTCCTCAAGACTCTGATGGCGCTGGTCGACGGCAAGCCGGTTTGCGTGATCGTCCCGTCCGACCAGGAAGTGTCCATGAAGAAGCTCGCCGCGGCCGTGGGCGGCAAGTCGGCGCAGATGATGAAGCCGCCCGAAGCCGAGCGCGTCACCGGCTACAAGGTCGGCGGCATCAGCCCGTTCGGGCAGCGCAAGCCGGTCCGCACCGTGATCGAGCAGAGCGCGCTCGCCCATGACCTTGTCTATCTCAACGGCGGCCAGCGCGGCTTGCAGGTGCGGCTCAAGCCCACTGACGTGCGGGATGTCGCGAAAGCGGTCGTTGCGGACGTGCTGGCCTAA
- a CDS encoding GntR family transcriptional regulator, with protein MARRPAKAGGSIARGAGVALGEAVFRSLCEALQAGSYRAGDRLREEEVAQRLKVSRTPVREALGRLAARGFVEPAGGRGLIVRNLDISEVLELYAMREIMEGAAARLAAEHASAPEVDALRDIEQAFVEASATDAAEMAKLNRAFHEAICRAARNRYLDNASRELQDWIALLGPTTFTVTGRPSTSHGEHQAIVEAIATRDGDKAEQLARAHIREALRCRLKLLQKQ; from the coding sequence ATGGCCAGACGCCCGGCAAAGGCAGGCGGATCGATCGCGCGCGGCGCCGGCGTCGCGCTGGGCGAGGCCGTGTTCCGCTCGCTCTGCGAGGCGCTGCAGGCCGGCAGCTACCGCGCCGGCGACCGGCTGCGCGAGGAAGAGGTCGCCCAGCGGCTCAAGGTCAGCCGCACTCCGGTGCGCGAGGCCCTGGGACGGCTCGCGGCGCGCGGCTTCGTCGAGCCCGCCGGCGGCCGCGGGCTCATCGTACGCAACCTCGACATCTCCGAGGTGCTCGAGCTCTACGCCATGCGCGAGATCATGGAAGGCGCCGCCGCGCGCCTTGCCGCCGAGCATGCCTCGGCGCCCGAGGTCGATGCACTCAGGGATATCGAGCAAGCCTTTGTCGAGGCGTCCGCGACCGACGCCGCCGAGATGGCGAAGCTCAACCGCGCCTTCCACGAAGCGATCTGCCGCGCCGCGCGCAACCGCTATCTCGACAACGCCTCCCGTGAATTGCAGGACTGGATCGCCCTGCTCGGCCCGACCACCTTCACGGTCACGGGCCGCCCCTCGACCAGCCATGGCGAGCACCAGGCCATCGTCGAGGCCATCGCCACGCGCGACGGCGACAAGGCCGAGCAGCTCGCGCGCGCACATATCCGCGAAGCGCTGCGTTGCCGGCTGAAATTGTTGCAGAAGCAGTAG
- a CDS encoding NADH-ubiquinone oxidoreductase-F iron-sulfur binding region domain-containing protein yields the protein MSSNDDVQKVREFEHPGEGRRRAKATPKGRQVDPTAAHEIEQLLGDRPRRRDLLIEYLHLIQDKYHQISAAHLAALADEMKLAFAEVFETATFYAHFDVVKEGEPNVPPLTIRVCDSLTCAMLGGEKLLADLQDASGPGIRVVRAPCVGRCDTAPAAEVGHNFVDHATVANVMAAAKAGDTHAHLPDYTDYDAYVAGGGYKLLGRVRSGELSKDDLLKALDDASLRGLGGAGFPTGRKWRAVLGEPGPRLMAINGDEGEPGTFKDRYYLETDPHRFIEGMLIGAHVVQASDVYIYLRDEYPASREILEREIAKLPPGGPTLHMRRGAGAYICGEESSLLESIEGKRGLPRHKPPYPFQVGLFGLPTLINNIETLWWVRDIVEKGADWWKGHGRHERHGLRSFSVSGRVKNPGMKLAPAGITVRELINEYCGGMADGHQFYAYLPGGASGGILPASMDDIPLDFGTLEKYGCFIGSAAIVILSQKDSVRAAALNLMKFFEDESCGQCTPCRVGTQKAALLMQKPVWNRALLEELSQAMRDASICGLGQAASNPLSSVIKYFPDEFKEAAE from the coding sequence ATGAGCAGCAACGACGACGTTCAGAAGGTCAGGGAATTCGAGCATCCGGGCGAGGGGCGCCGACGCGCCAAGGCCACGCCCAAGGGCCGGCAGGTCGATCCGACCGCCGCGCATGAGATCGAGCAATTGCTCGGCGACCGCCCGCGGCGGCGCGATCTCCTGATCGAATATCTCCACCTGATCCAGGACAAGTACCACCAGATCTCGGCCGCGCATCTTGCCGCGCTTGCCGACGAGATGAAGCTCGCCTTCGCCGAAGTGTTCGAGACCGCGACCTTCTATGCGCATTTTGACGTAGTGAAGGAAGGCGAGCCGAATGTTCCGCCGCTCACGATCCGTGTCTGCGACTCGCTGACCTGCGCGATGCTCGGCGGCGAAAAGCTGCTCGCGGATTTGCAGGACGCCTCCGGTCCCGGCATCCGCGTCGTGCGCGCGCCTTGTGTCGGCCGCTGCGATACGGCGCCGGCGGCTGAGGTCGGCCACAACTTCGTCGATCATGCCACCGTTGCGAATGTCATGGCGGCGGCGAAGGCCGGCGATACCCACGCGCATTTGCCTGATTATACCGACTACGACGCCTACGTCGCCGGCGGCGGCTACAAGTTGCTGGGTCGCGTGCGCTCCGGCGAATTGTCGAAGGACGATCTGCTCAAGGCGCTCGACGATGCCTCGCTGCGCGGCCTCGGCGGCGCCGGCTTCCCGACGGGACGCAAATGGCGCGCGGTGCTGGGCGAGCCCGGTCCGCGGCTGATGGCGATCAATGGCGACGAGGGCGAGCCCGGCACGTTCAAGGACCGCTATTATCTCGAAACCGATCCGCATCGCTTCATCGAGGGCATGCTGATCGGCGCGCATGTGGTGCAGGCCTCCGACGTCTACATCTATCTGCGCGACGAATATCCGGCCTCGCGCGAGATCCTCGAGCGCGAGATCGCAAAGCTCCCGCCGGGCGGCCCGACGCTGCACATGCGCCGCGGCGCCGGCGCCTATATCTGCGGCGAGGAATCCTCGCTGCTGGAAAGCATCGAGGGCAAGCGCGGCCTGCCTAGGCACAAGCCGCCTTATCCATTCCAGGTCGGCCTGTTCGGCCTGCCGACGCTGATCAACAATATCGAGACGCTGTGGTGGGTGCGCGATATCGTCGAAAAGGGCGCTGACTGGTGGAAGGGCCATGGCCGCCATGAGCGTCATGGCCTGCGCAGTTTCTCGGTCTCGGGCCGCGTCAAGAACCCGGGCATGAAGCTCGCGCCTGCGGGCATCACCGTGCGCGAGCTGATCAATGAGTATTGCGGCGGCATGGCCGACGGCCATCAATTCTATGCGTACCTGCCGGGCGGCGCGTCGGGCGGCATCCTGCCGGCATCGATGGACGACATCCCGCTCGATTTCGGCACGCTGGAGAAATACGGCTGCTTCATCGGCTCGGCCGCGATCGTGATCCTGTCGCAGAAGGACAGCGTGCGCGCAGCCGCACTCAACCTGATGAAGTTCTTCGAGGACGAGAGCTGCGGCCAGTGCACGCCGTGCCGCGTCGGAACCCAGAAAGCGGCATTGCTGATGCAGAAGCCGGTCTGGAACCGTGCCTTGCTGGAAGAATTGAGCCAGGCGATGCGCGATGCCTCGATCTGCGGGCTCGGACAGGCGGCATCGAATCCGCTGTCCTCCGTGATCAAATATTTCCCTGACGAGTTCAAGGAAGCGGCCGAATGA
- the fdhF gene encoding formate dehydrogenase subunit alpha, protein MTKITFELDGKQVEAKPGETIWQVAKRQGRDIPHLCYSPAPDYRPDGNCRACMVEIEGERVLAASCKRTPSVGMKVKTESARATAAQKMVMELLVADQPARETSHDPDSKFWHWAETTGVTESRFPAAERWETDASHPAMRVNLDACIQCGLCVRACREVQVNDVIGMAYRNHDSKIVFDFDDPMGESTCVACGECVQACPTGALMPAVMLDEKQTRVVYADKKVDSLCPFCGVGCQVTYEVKDEKVIYAEGRDGPANHNRLCVKGRFGFDYIHHPHRLTKPLVRLPNAKKDSNDQVDPANPFTHFREASWEEALDIAAKGLVKIRDEKGVKALAGFGSAKGSNEEAYLFQKLVRTGFGSNNVDHCTRLCHASSVAALFEGLSSGAVSAPFSAAMDAEVIIVIGANPTVNHPVAATFIKNAVKQNGAKLFVMDPRRQSLSRHATKHLQFKPGSDVAMLNAMINTIITEGLTDDQYIAGYTEGFEDLKEKIKEFTPEKMEAICGIPAQTLREVARTYARAKSSIIFWGMGISQHVHGTDNARCLIALALITGQVGRPGTGLHPLRGQNNVQGASDAGLIPMFLPDYQPVGRDDMRGAFEKLWQQDLDPVRGLTVVEIMNAIHAGEITGMYIEGENPAMSDPDLQHARQALAMLDHLVVQDLFVTETAFHADVILPASAFAEKEGSFTNTDRRVQLARQVIKPPGDARQDLWIIQEIGKRMGLPWNYSGPGDVYTEMAELMPSLKNISWERLVREGAVTYPADDPNKPGNEIIFTTGFPTASGRGKIVPAKVVPPDELPDAEYPMVLSTGRVLEHWHTGSMTRRAQVLDQIEPEAVAFMSPKDMRRKKLAPGDFIRLETRRGAVEVKVRSDRDVPENMVFMPFCYAEAAANLLTNPALDPFGKIPEFKFCAARAERVEMRDAAE, encoded by the coding sequence ATGACGAAAATTACGTTCGAGCTCGACGGCAAGCAGGTCGAGGCCAAGCCCGGCGAGACGATCTGGCAGGTCGCAAAACGCCAGGGCCGCGACATCCCGCATCTCTGCTATTCGCCGGCGCCCGACTATCGCCCCGATGGCAATTGCCGCGCCTGCATGGTCGAGATCGAGGGCGAGCGCGTGCTGGCTGCGTCGTGCAAGCGCACGCCGTCGGTCGGCATGAAGGTGAAGACCGAATCCGCGCGCGCAACTGCTGCGCAAAAAATGGTGATGGAGCTGCTGGTCGCCGACCAGCCGGCGCGCGAGACCAGCCACGATCCGGATTCGAAGTTCTGGCACTGGGCCGAGACGACCGGCGTCACCGAGAGCCGTTTCCCCGCTGCCGAGCGCTGGGAGACCGACGCCAGCCATCCGGCGATGCGCGTCAATCTCGATGCCTGCATCCAGTGCGGCCTGTGCGTGCGCGCCTGCCGCGAGGTCCAGGTCAACGACGTCATCGGCATGGCTTATCGTAATCACGATTCCAAGATCGTGTTCGACTTCGATGATCCCATGGGCGAGTCCACCTGTGTCGCCTGCGGCGAATGTGTGCAGGCCTGCCCGACCGGCGCGCTGATGCCGGCCGTGATGCTCGACGAGAAGCAGACGCGCGTCGTCTACGCCGACAAGAAGGTGGATTCGCTCTGCCCGTTCTGCGGCGTCGGTTGCCAGGTGACCTATGAGGTCAAGGACGAGAAGGTGATCTATGCGGAAGGCCGCGACGGTCCCGCCAATCACAACCGTCTCTGCGTCAAGGGCCGCTTCGGCTTCGACTACATCCACCATCCGCATCGCCTGACCAAGCCGCTGGTGCGGCTGCCGAATGCGAAGAAGGATTCCAACGACCAGGTCGACCCGGCCAATCCCTTCACGCATTTCCGTGAAGCGAGCTGGGAGGAGGCGCTCGACATCGCCGCCAAGGGCCTCGTCAAGATCCGCGACGAGAAGGGCGTGAAGGCGCTGGCCGGCTTCGGCTCGGCTAAGGGCTCGAACGAGGAAGCCTATCTGTTCCAGAAGCTGGTGCGCACCGGCTTCGGCTCGAACAATGTCGACCATTGCACCCGCCTGTGCCATGCCTCGTCGGTCGCGGCGCTGTTCGAAGGTCTGAGCTCGGGCGCGGTGTCGGCGCCGTTCTCGGCCGCGATGGATGCCGAAGTCATCATCGTGATCGGCGCCAATCCGACCGTGAACCATCCGGTCGCCGCGACCTTCATCAAGAACGCGGTCAAGCAGAACGGCGCAAAGCTGTTCGTGATGGATCCGCGCCGGCAGTCGCTGTCGCGTCACGCGACCAAGCATTTGCAGTTCAAGCCGGGCTCGGACGTCGCGATGCTGAACGCGATGATCAACACGATCATCACCGAAGGCCTGACCGACGACCAGTACATCGCCGGCTACACCGAGGGGTTCGAGGACCTCAAGGAGAAGATCAAGGAGTTCACGCCGGAGAAGATGGAGGCGATCTGCGGCATCCCGGCGCAGACGCTGCGCGAGGTCGCGCGCACCTATGCGCGGGCAAAATCGTCGATCATCTTCTGGGGCATGGGCATCAGCCAGCACGTCCACGGTACCGACAATGCGCGCTGCCTGATTGCGCTCGCGCTGATCACCGGCCAGGTCGGCCGTCCCGGCACCGGCCTGCATCCGCTGCGCGGTCAGAACAACGTGCAAGGAGCGTCCGACGCGGGCCTGATCCCGATGTTCCTGCCGGACTATCAGCCGGTCGGCCGCGACGACATGCGCGGCGCCTTCGAGAAGCTGTGGCAGCAGGATCTCGATCCTGTCCGCGGCCTGACCGTGGTCGAGATCATGAACGCGATCCACGCCGGCGAGATCACGGGCATGTATATCGAGGGCGAGAACCCCGCGATGTCCGATCCCGATCTCCAGCATGCGCGCCAGGCGCTCGCGATGCTCGATCATCTCGTGGTGCAGGATCTGTTCGTCACCGAGACCGCGTTCCACGCCGACGTCATCCTGCCGGCCTCGGCCTTCGCCGAGAAGGAGGGCTCCTTCACCAACACCGATCGCCGCGTGCAGCTCGCGCGCCAGGTGATCAAGCCGCCGGGCGATGCGCGGCAGGATCTCTGGATCATCCAGGAGATCGGCAAGCGCATGGGCCTGCCGTGGAATTATTCGGGCCCCGGCGACGTCTACACCGAGATGGCAGAACTGATGCCGTCGCTCAAGAACATCAGCTGGGAACGGCTGGTGCGCGAAGGCGCCGTCACCTATCCGGCCGATGATCCGAACAAGCCCGGCAACGAGATCATCTTCACCACGGGCTTTCCGACCGCGAGCGGCCGCGGCAAGATCGTGCCGGCCAAGGTCGTCCCGCCGGATGAGTTGCCCGACGCCGAGTATCCGATGGTGCTCTCGACCGGCCGCGTGCTGGAGCACTGGCACACCGGCTCGATGACGCGCCGTGCCCAGGTGCTCGATCAGATCGAGCCGGAGGCGGTGGCGTTCATGTCGCCGAAGGACATGCGCAGGAAGAAGCTTGCGCCGGGCGATTTCATTCGCTTGGAGACCCGCCGCGGTGCCGTCGAGGTCAAGGTCCGCTCCGACCGCGACGTGCCGGAGAACATGGTGTTCATGCCGTTCTGCTACGCGGAGGCGGCGGCGAACCTCTTGACCAATCCGGCGCTCGACCCGTTCGGCAAGATCCCGGAGTTCAAGTTCTGCGCAGCAAGGGCCGAGCGCGTGGAGATGCGGGACGCGGCGGAGTAG